The Anas acuta chromosome 1, bAnaAcu1.1, whole genome shotgun sequence genome segment GTGTAATATTCCGAAGCTAGAAACTCCAGAAGCAATGCAGCACTGTGTAGCTAAAACCTATGTTAAAGCACTTGCTGAAATGTTGCTATAGtatatttcagttttttaaattaaaaagcacatggtaatattttttttcctgtctctttttttGTAGGCTGGAGTAAAGGGAAAACTAGGCAGACTGCTTGGGATATTTGAGGTGAGATATTTCGTTTACTTCATAAAGATATCTTTTTttggtggggctggggaaggggtggAGTGTCTGTAGTTCGACTCTcgtggggaaaaaacaaaatagcttCCATGCAACAGAGTCAGACTTAAGTTGTTAAGTGTTACTTGCCTGTACTTTTGCTGTACAGCTTTGAATGCTGCTGGAAGATGCATCAGacaggtgtttttcttctgttgctacATGATGGGTGAAGGTTTGAATAAGAGTGATACTTAGAATTTTTCTGGGAAATCAGTATCTAgcagaataaaaagaacaaaacaaactgtGGACTGGCTGCAGCACAGTGACCTTTCACTGTGTGGATTACCTCTGTCAGTTCATGTATTTGATTTAGCTTGTTCAAAAAAAGTCTGTGCTTTCAAAATAGGTGGTTAGTGCTGCTAACATGGCAAACCTATAGAGGTAATAGGAGTTCTGCATTTGTCATGATTGGAAACAGATGCTATTGTACTTGTACTTACTGAGTGAAACTTCTGAGCGTTGTATAGGTTATCAGGCCACATTATATAGTGGTTCCctcttgacaaaaaaaaaagcctttcataTAGGAACTTGAGTTGTGAAAACAGTTCTAGGACATGTAATTAATCACAGTACAGTACAACACATGTAGAGGATAAGTAGTGGGTAGTACTAATGGGCAACTGCTAATACTAAACAGGGTGACCAACAACACAGAATACCAGTTTCCCATATATTAGTACAGATGGTTAGTCTGAAAATAAGAGTTAGGGTTTACTGGCAAATATTCTCCAGGGTAAGTAGTTGCTAATCTTACAGTTGTGGAAAGTCTGAAAtacttaattatatttttttttttttgctgcaatTAAAACCTCTACTTTAACATTTAAGCAGAACCAGGATCGGAAGCATAGGACATATGTTTATGTTCTTACTGTGACGGAAATACTGGAAGACTGGGAGGATTCAGTTAATATAGGTAAACACATTCTGTCTTCATACACTATacttgaaattatttattaaatacattttactttCCGAAGCAGTCCTTGTAATCACTGGGTAAAATTCCTGATTCTGTTCTATACAGTGAAATAAGTAATTGCTAGTATTTACTTTCACCTTAACCTTATTATTCAGAAGTGACGGTGCTGATGTTAAGGTAGCTACTTGTGTATGTACATCTATGTACAGCTGAGGTGATATCATCCCAAGTCTGTGGGGAGTGCACTTTGTTAATTACCTGCCAGGTTCTCTGTACAGCAACACTGAGTGGTCCATTACTTAAGAAGATTGAGGTTGGGGGtggttttccttatttttcatgCCTGGAATTGTGCAAGGACTGAGGACAGCACTGGTTTGTTCCTGCTTAGTGCCAAGCTTCAGGCTAGATGGGAGCatcctgccctggggctgctcctgacTCCCCTCTCCTTGGAGTACCTCTGGGGAGCACTGCTGGCAGGGGTGTGCCCTGGGCGGGCCATGTGCCCTGGTCTCAAACTAGCAGTTCATAGATGTCTTAATAGTGTTCAGAAAGGACTGACTTGTATAAGAAAGAAGGTATTAGGTCTATTTTACCAACATGTCTTAGAAATTATCTAAACATCTCTCTGGTAtaagttaattatttttgaaaacttagAGTTAACCTTAGTAACTCTGTACATGGTTGTGTTTTGAGTACAGAACACTGATTTCCAAATTAGACCAGGCTACTCTTACTCTGTAACTTCATGCATGTTCATTCTTCAGATTGGTTCAGTGCTAGACGTGACAATGTAGGAGGGTGGTACTCTTAAATATTATCCTTTCTGTTAAGGACTAGATGTAGCTTCTGTAGCATACAGACAGTTATGTGAGCTTCTGTCTGGTACCTCCTTTAAGAGATTTATCTGAAATGCTTTATTATGAACTGTTTCAGTAAGCTTGAGTGACTTTCTTGCATTCATCAATATTTTTGATGTCTCTTTACTGTCTTCTGCCTGAAAACTTGAACTTCTGaagtaaatgagaaaaagtaaGTTATCAGATAGCAACAAATGGTGCTGGTAAAAATTTGTAActccttgttttttctttgtggatTGTACTccttcaggaaggaaaagagaatggTTTAAAGTAGAAGATGCAATCAAGGTCCTTCAGTGTCACAAGCCTGTTCATGCAGAGTACTTGGAAAAACTGAAACTGAGCTGTTCGCCCACTAATGGAAACTCTGTGGTTCCCCCTCTTCCAGATAGTAACTCCTTATATGTCACTTCTGCACAGACTTCTGGGTTGCCCTCTACTGTGAGATAAACGTTTGGATTACCTCTTTATTCATGTCATCACAAGGGGAGACATCTTTGATCACACGTAGGCATCTGTATAAGTGTCAATTCTAAATGAAATATGTGAATGTGTCATAATGTTGCGTTTATTTGAACACgtttttccttttcaacaaTGTAAAATAGTATTTCAGCAAACCAAAGccatatggatttttttaagaTGCCTTAGTAggccatttttaaaaaagaaataggaaactTGAGTATATAAATTTCCTTatctgctaaaataaaatatgcatctCAGTGGTGTTCAGCTTATTTAAGACTTGTCAGTTAGCAGTTCTGCAAGAGTACTTGCTATAGAAAAGCTTGAGCAAATAGTCTTATACTAAACTCTTACCTGGTATCCACAAGTGAAGCGCTAAGAACTGAAGATGGCACTGTTGGGGACATGAGTGTGGTGAAGGCAGAGATGCGTAAGTGTGACTACAATAAAGCACTAAGCCATGTCGAGCCTGTCAAGAGCAAAGGATACCTTCCTAAAGCACTGCTTGCCTCAGTCACCCGAAAGGTTGCCTTATCCTATGCAATCTTCACGTAATGTAGAACTAGAGCAAGGACGGTGAACTTGTGTCTTGTGACTACCAAAACCATTTGCTGTACTTTTGTTATTTGGTCAGCTGATGAGCTGTCAGAAGATAGATGCAGAAAATGCTGTGGATttcccccccctcacctcctgtttttccttctagCATTTGGATATACATCCTGTTCATGGTGCAGCTGCACTCCAGGTTCCAAAAACTTCTAACCTTCAGTGACAAGCATCTTACTTAGTGCTTGTGCAGTTTGTTgccctttaaaaatacttaaaggaaaataagactTACTCAGCGGGCACCTGTGTCTTACAGAGGTGTCTGTTAGCAAGCATGTGTTGAGGTGTCTTGCCCAGCAGGAACCAGCTGGGGTTCTTCCTGGGCCTTGGAGGCACATGGGCTGATACTTACACTAATGGAAGAATAATATTCCTTTGTCTTATTCAGAAGGTATGCTGAaacccccatttttttttttaagttagctCTTAAACACTTCgattttactgttttaacaTCAATTGTTTTAGCTTTTTGAATTAAAAGCTGACCTCTTCATAAAACCTGCCTGGCAGAAATGAGGCACAGCTGAcaactttcttgtttttcattatgcTCTTTTTTCAGCCAAAAAGATGAAACCTAAATCCACTGTAGGTCTTAATGTTTTTACTGTAGGGTTATTCTATGTCTCTTGcgctctctccctctctgtgGATGTATGTATGTTTGTGTATGGTTTTCTTCTACAGGAACACAACCTAATTCATACGAACACcctaattctgatttttttgtagGATCTAAACCCAACTATACCTCCTCTCCAGCCAATCAAAACAGAGGTTGAGGTAAAGCTTTACCTCACATGTGAAGTTTATTCTGGGTATAGCTCATTCTCTTCATAGCATTGGAACCTTTGTAAATAGTCCAACTAGTAAATAGTGAgtgtaaaatggaaaataaatgtaatttaaacCTTTTGTTACTCAATACACAAATGGTTAACTTCTACTTTTTTAACACAAATTGTGTAAAATGCTGCtataaattaaacttttttgtGCTGTTACacttttttaggaaaaaatgttgttgcCAGAAGTTACTCCttagaaaaataatcttgtgCCATATGTAAATGCAGTGAAACTAGGGAGACAGATGTTCTGATCTCTTAATGCTGCTCTCTTTGAAGAGGCATAAATACTACTGACAAGAGGCATGAGCCACAAAGCTGAGGACTTGTGAAATGGTGGTAGGGTGTGTGTTCCTCATCCCTCTGTCCAGGTCACTCCCAGAACTGGAAGGAACACACAACTTTGTTCAGGCACATCTAAACATGGAGGTATTTATTGCAAGTAGCTTGTCCTTGCTTTTAGTCAAGAGGTGAGAGGCTGAACTCTCAGTGGTGTCAAAAGCAAGGTTTTGCTAGGCAAAACAGAAGAAGGTGGAGTTGAGCATTTTGATGAATGTCTAATCTTTGTTAAAATTATACCTATGGTGTGTAAGGGTACCTCTGGCTCTAAAGCTGCCTTTAAAAGAGTGGAAGATTTAGCTCTCTTTTTTTGGTCACTTACTTTTGATGCTTTATTTGTTCAGTAGTACTTTTAACACTTTAATTTGAGCAAACTTGTACAGGCTTTCTTGTAACAAGATTCTATAGGATATGTGAAAGCTACAACAAGAATCCAGAGAATTCTTACTCATAAAAATGCTTCTGTCTCAGTTTCAGATTCTTGGAATAAAACCAATCCAAGCTTGTATAAGACTTAGTGATAATGCATGATCTTATTTTGTAACTCTTGAATTATGTATTTgataataatgtaaaaatgtacAGTATTGCTGTTGCTAACAAACTCAGCTGATTGCCTATAaatattttggttattttttggTCACACATTTGAGCTGTTCAATAGTgccagatggattttttttagcaGCATTCATTGTATAAATCTCTTCGGTCTCTATGCAACCTTCAGAATGAAGCTCTGTATTGCTTAGTTTGACTTCTACTCCCTTTCAGAGGAATGGTCTGGGAATTGTACAAACCTTGACAGTAAAGGTATACTGAAAACACTTAAGTTTGCCACAGGAAAACTGCTTTAGTAAATGAGCAGTGGTATAGCTTTAGTCTAAATGAAATCTGACCTAGACTTCAGGAAGGGTTTGTTCAAAACTCAATTGGAAAGCTATCTTTTTTAGTACCTACCACTTTAAGTGTAAAACCATTCTGCTTGTCCACACATCTCTCTTTAGATGGACTAAACCTGTTGCGTAAGAGCAGGTGGGGAATTGTTCTCATGCCATAAATTCTGCATGATGTACCCAGATCTGCTTCTGCAGAGTAGGGTTAGGGACATGAATCTGCAGATTTCAGAAACCTAAACTTGTACCACTGCTTTTCCTACCTGTTAAGTTGTAAGATTATTATAACTTAGCTTATGGCAGTATCAAACAAATAGCCTTAACGTTTCAAAATGTGTGAAGCCAGAACGAAGGGGAAGGGGTATGTTGAACAccagaagaaatactgaagtacTGCACAGAGGCTGTTAAAGTGAACAATCTTATTTTGGTGCTTACTGCACCCTGACTTAACCTTTCAATGGTCTGTTAACAATGTgctgtaaacaaaaaaaaaaaaaaagcaaacacttggTTTAGTTACCAACATGGTTTGTGAAGTGAAAACTGAAGggaaggggtggggggtgggggggcaaaATAAGCTGTAAACATTTTGACCTGCTTGCAtggattttctttaaagattgATGTAAGAATTTTGACTTTTTATATTTGagaaataccaaaataaaatctgaattagCCCTGTGGAGGACGTAATCATTTCATCTCAATTTAACCTCTCTGAACCTTGCTCCTATCCTATCAACATTTGCTGTTAATGCTGAAGCACACAACTAGGGGTGAAGTATGTGTGTGCCAAAGCACAACATACACTGGGGAAAGACAAGACTATTTTTCCTAAGACCCTAGAAGCCtggagtttttgttttattactgttgtagggttttgttttttaaacactgtaCCTCTTTAAACACCATGGGCTGCTAAGGGCGTATTAAGCTAGGTACTGAACACCCCACATCAGCTGAAGCTGTGTCCACACTAGGACAAGTGTTCCACAAGAGGAATGGGGCCTTTCTTTAATGTGAGAGCCCTGACCCTGCTTGTACCAACCACAGTGTTATGGGCCAGTGGGACCAATTTTGTCAGCGATCTGTCCCTCAGTAAGTAGGAAATGCTGGTCAGAGAGCTActtcaggaaaagcagagaCCATTCTGTGAGCGGGGTATGTGATCAGCCGCTCTCTACTTGACGGACCATGGTGGCCTTCCCCAGCTCGCACCACCAGCCTTGGTTCCTGGTGATGTTACCACCAGTGCTGAGGGACAATATTAAGAGGCACAGACGGAGGAGCAGGCACCCGGCCAAAGATGCCATCACCTTACCCCCTTCCCCTGGCACTTACCTGTGGCCTAGCGTCTGCTGCAGGTACCCAGACCTCATAACAAGGTCCTATGGGCCTTCTTGCTGTCATTCAACTCAATGCTAAACCTTCCCTTCTTGCCTGCTTCCTGGGTGTAATACGAGCAGAATCCAGCTTTCAACAAGCCAGGCCAACTTCCAtagcaaaggaaaacagtatTAGACACGCTTTATGTGTGTCATATTCCTATGAGATTAGTCAGTTTTTAATGCATGGAACTTAATGCCACAGCCACCCCTCCATAAATCTATCAGTACGCATCCCATGCTTAGAGCTACCCTGTAATAAAAGCAGCTGATGGgaagagcacagcagcaaacaTTTGGCATGTGCATGTAACAGGCTCTGGGAAGGCTCACGAGGTGTAATGCACAGTTACAGGCACTGCTAACGCTCTTCTGAGGAGAACCCTTCAGCACCCAGTGCCTCAGTGGCAGCCCAAGCACAGGTGACAATGCCCTAGTATCAACCTGGAGTAGCCCCAGTAGTCAAGTCAGGTGCACTCCCAATCCCCACCCAGGTCATGCCCTGGACACATCAGCTATCGGCTTCCACCCCCGCCACCCCTCCAAACCAGAGTAGTTTTTATTCTTAGTGCAAACAgatagaaaaaaacacttgctcACACCTCACCACTTCTGGCTTTCACCTGTAAGTGTTGAGGGGAGGTTATCGTGACAAGTAACAAGGATaaagcagctgagctgcttgcTGCTACTCCTACTGGACCTCAGTGCAAGGTAAGAGTTACATATTTGCTCTAAGACCTTCCTGCACACTTCCTTTTGAAGTGTTGTGATACAGGTATTGAAAACCATTGTAGCAGACACAATTAGCAGCTGTGAGCTACACTCATTATGTATCGAGCATGGCTAAGTCACCTTACATCCATCAGCTTGAGTGCACTAGGAAGCATCCAAACTGACTACTTAGGTGCAGAAGTCCTGCGCTAACACCGGCCCATtgaaacacaggaggaaaaatcaGTAAATCCCTCTGAGCTTCTAACCAGAGCAGTCCTCTCTGATAGCTTTAGGACCAAAGCATTGCCCCATTTTTCTCCCCATACgcaagagaggaggaaaaaaaaaaaaaacagcagttgtGAGTGAGTTATAAGCAAAGTTAACGTTTATCTTCCTTATTTTAACAGATGTTAAGAACTGTTAAGAAATTGTATTGCAGAGCAATGGCAGCCCACTACAGTCAAATGAAGCTCAGCATCTCTACAATGAATAGTCactcttccttttatttcagtgtcATATTACATTACAGTCAAGACATGTTATTGACAAAACCTACCAGacatttttacttcaaaagaaaccctcaaaaagaaaaggatacCCCACGGAATGTACAGAGATTGAGATGTCACAATTTTTGATGTTTCTAGTCCATTTAGATGTTTCACAACAATCTCCATGTGTCAGAAGTACACTTTCTTGAAAGCTATAGAAGCAACATTTCACTTGTTTTAGATTAAGTCAGCTACCAAACAGAGGAACTGCTCCGTCAGTTCCCAGTGATAATACACTTCATACCCATGAAAGCAATGGTTAAGTGTTAAGAGACAACCACTGAGTGtttatgcaaaaacaaaaccctcccAAGCCGCCTTGATCTAAAGGAAATTTCTGCAGATGTATTTTGCATGTGTGGTTTTAGAGTCTATTTGATAATCCAGGCTTAACAGCTGCAGTTACTATCCAGAACCTAACGAAGCAGTAGCAACACTCCTGTTGAGGATTTCGGGACATTTGACACATAGCACCAGTAATGCCAGAGGAAACCCATTTATTGTAAACTTGGTGTAAGTTTATCCAGTGGCCATCCGTTACAAAGTGGAGACAAAACTAATGCTCCCCAAGAGATGGCTGCAATTGCTAACCAGCTGTAAAGGTATGTGGAACAGAAACAACCTTGAGTTTCAGATAATGCCTGTGATCATATCCATCTGCTCAGCTgagtttaacaaaaaaaaaaaaaaaaaaaaaaaagttgtatctATCTGGCTTCAGAGAATTTAGTCTATTTAGTCTAAGTTTCACACATCCCCCAACACAAGATAGAATAAAATCCCCAGCTTTACTTTATACAGAACTCTTAaatcaggtttatttttttgaatatatatatatacacatatacacacacataatgCCAAATTTAAAAGGATTAAATATGCCTGAATAGACCCCACAACAAACAGGTATTTACTTTTCAGGAACCCTATTTAAAGTTTGCTTTCGTTGCAACTATCActtgaaaatattcaaaacagttctgaaatacagtattttagcTGTCCTTTTATACCACTAACTTCAGATATATCCTTACTATGGACTCGTACATTCAAACTCAGTATTGACTTCATAAAGTCCCCAATTTGTTGAGatacttaattaaaataaaatgaaataacccAGACACGTACTGGCTACCATGTACTCAAACAATTCCATAATCCACTTCATTCAGTCACTACCAAATGGGggcagaggattttttttttctatttatatattaataatattccATCAAGAACTTACTTGTAGCTTTAATTACATCCCCATATTAGCTACCGACTCCAGCCAAGTTTTAAGCCCTGAACATAGGAACACCTAGCCATCTGCAGAACGGCTTTGGGCCTGGATTCATCCCACCTGGATTTAAGCTCGATTCTGTTCAGCACCAATTCAGATCCCGCTTCTCTGCgggaggaaggaaaagccaCATTCAAAGCCACATCCCTGGACTGGAGAGCCAAGGCAAGCCCTACGCGCCAGGTAGCATCCATTTAAAGCTTTAGGAGGTGGGCGAGGTGAATCCAGGGCCACAGTTCGTGCATTCTCAGCTGCCCGCCCCAAAGTTGGCCGCATCAATAGCGCATGGGGGATGTATGTCAACTAAACCCAAGCACGTGCTCATCTGTAACAAGGAGGTAGGGTTAATGGCACACACCCATCCTGAAGAACAACCCATCACcaagccccaaatgcaactttAGTTTACATTCAACATAGGAACTACTTTGAGAACAGGTTTTTATAGCCCAATATCCCAAAGTTGGGTTCTGAACCAAGCTTGAGCCACGTTTCAAGAACTGCAAGGGACAATACCAGTTACTAACCACTGAAAGCACTGTCTGTTGGAAAAATGTCGTTTTAATATTCATCTTACATAAGAGCACAATAAATACACCACATTCTATAGAAATTTCAGATGATGCTAGAGTAAGAGGTAAGAGAGGGAGAATACCAACAGACTATACAACCACGGCCCTGAATTGCATGGCGTAACACTCCCCACTGCAACCACAGCAAGCTGCCATTTACACACTCCAGGTTGGCTTTGTCAAAagcttttaagattttatttggGGAGTGGAGGGTAACACAGGAAGAGAACAGGGATACAGGAACTTTAAGGGAAGTAATAAGATGGGTTCCCAGAAAAGATGCTGGACTCCCAGACGAGATGCATACACTCGAGAACAAGGACAAGAAGGAAGTTTTTCCATCAAAACTTTCCTTCCCTCCAATAAAGAAGCTTTGTTGCTATTTAAGCAGACTGGCTCTTCAAGCAAGTAGCTTAATAAGGCTTGTAGAGTAAAACCAGTGGCAAGAGGCGCTAGCTAGAAGTGGTTAAGCAAACATCAGTCAATATACAAGCTGGCTGTAACAGTGGTTTCTACGCACACTGGTATTTCATGTTTATAGAGGACGGGAATTAAAGAAGTTAGAAAAGTGTGTAGCCTAACATTTGA includes the following:
- the NUDT4 gene encoding diphosphoinositol polyphosphate phosphohydrolase 2 isoform X1 → MMKLKPNQTRTYDREGYKKRAACLCFRSEREDEVLLVSSSRYPDQWIVPGGGMEPEEEPGGAAVREVYEEAGVKGKLGRLLGIFEQNQDRKHRTYVYVLTVTEILEDWEDSVNIGRKREWFKVEDAIKVLQCHKPVHAEYLEKLKLSCSPTNGNSVVPPLPDSNSLYVTSAQTSGLPSTVR
- the NUDT4 gene encoding diphosphoinositol polyphosphate phosphohydrolase 2 isoform X2, whose product is MMKLKPNQTRTYDREGYKKRAACLCFRSEREDEVLLVSSSRYPDQWIVPGGGMEPEEEPGGAAVREVYEEAGVKGKLGRLLGIFENQDRKHRTYVYVLTVTEILEDWEDSVNIGRKREWFKVEDAIKVLQCHKPVHAEYLEKLKLSCSPTNGNSVVPPLPDSNSLYVTSAQTSGLPSTVR